In Halichondria panicea chromosome 5, odHalPani1.1, whole genome shotgun sequence, the genomic stretch ACCAGCGTATCAACATCGGGTGCCAACGCCGTTGAGTTGGTTGTGCACTTAGAGCAGCGATCTGTTGGTCCCAAAAAGACGATGAAATGATCCTTCTTTGTAATCTTTCTGATTCTGGTCCCTCTTTTCATTCATAATTTGCCTTATAGGTCATCATGTAAGGAATCATTTATGCTAACGCCCCTTGTTTTATATAGTTGAGGCTTGCTTTGATCTTCTCTTTTCAATTGTTGTACTTTTCTCTCTTACAATTTAAATGTTTTCTCAAGCCTACAGACAATTTTTTTTGTGGTGTGTTTAGTCACTTGTCGTTACAATAGCTGTGAGTTTTGTTGGCACTTGAAGGCGACTTGTTCTGTTGTTTTAGCCACCTATGGTTCATTGTCCGTAAAGTATCTCTGTATGCAACACATTCTGAGCACTTTGTGCTTCGTATAAGCAGGGAACAATTTGACACACTAACCGGCTACTGTAAGTGTTGAACTAGGACACTACCAACAAGAAACGATTAATGCGATAAAAACAATTATACAAGTGAAAGGGATAAGGAACAATAGATCAGCAACTTCTAAAGCTAGGAGTCGACTTAGTGTTCAATTGAAGACGgattggcctgggaacgaggctacttTTAAAGGTAGATATATTATACCTTGCCATGTCTTGAACATACATTGCAAAACCATTTTGTGATTAATGGGTTTTGTATGTTTTAAGCACACGAGTCCTATATAGGTACATTTATTTATCTATTGATACTTTCATTGcgtaacatgtacatgtatataattatcaatatTATTAATGAAAGGTATTTCCCCCTAAACATTTAATTAAGGTGTGATGTCAATCAATTAGATCTATAAATTAGATCTATAAATTatctgcaaataattatacacactcaaCTGTTTTAgttaactatatatacacagcacaCTATAATATAGTCTCTTTTAGCACCAGCCCACGTGCTTAGTTCTTGGTGTTCTCTTGCTCATAATGCAGCTACCCGGGGAATGAATATTGTGCCATAGTGAGCTCTAGCATATAAATTTCAGCTGCATGTGGATCAACTTACTTtagttactgtacagtgttgttGCAACAAACCTCATGCATTTAACCAATGTGGTTAGATTAAAAGGCACTAAATATAATATCAGGACTGTGATCTGCATTATGAGACGGAACCAATTATGAGACAGCTGTTTAAAACAGGAGTGCTTCAGCTATTCTGTCTGCAGTTAATAGCACTACTATACTCTAGTATTTTTTCCCTAAAAAAATGTGGAGTGTTGTATGCTTGTGTTGACAGAGATACCACAATAGTTTGTTTAAGTGCAGAATTTAATTGGAAAAAACATTTTTAATAGGGCAAATGTTTGTAGTAACATTCACTAGGtacagcagttttaagcacctttgcaacacGCACACAAATGGGTAAACCACAATGTAAACCCACAATGTAAACATGGGACTATACTTGAGTGGTTTCTTTACTAATTTGCAGTATCAAATCAAAATTGGTCAATGTACTAACACAgcaactatagctatacaggGTTGCAGTAATAAGGCCTACTCCACAGATGTGAGATGGAGAATGGTGTACCAGTATGTACTTGGtcaattcaagttatggcagctgaaagattcccaaaatcagaTTAAacggatgggggggggggggggtttcttttaactgccataacttcagcaaagttgatccaatgtcaaatatattatgattttctgaaagcttagaaaaatacctttcaaatggtgtgtttccaCACTACCATCacactactgtacacaaacgTCACACCGCCGTCACACGACCGTCACACTATCGTCACactgatggtaccatttgaaaggtctctttctaagctttcagaaaaacataaaatatttgattttcgatccacagaattcaagttatggcagctgaaagattcccaaaatcagaTTAAACgaatgaaagcttagaaaaatacctttcaaatgcgTCACACTATCGTCACACTATCGTCACACTGATGGTATATaaaccatttgaaaggtctctttctaagctttcataaataATATTagattttcgatccacagaattcaagttatggcagctgaaagattcccaaaatcagaTTAAACggattggggggggggggtgtcttttaACTGCCATAGCTTCAGTaaagttgatccaatgtcaaatattttatgattttctgaaagcttagaaaaatacctttcaaatggtgtgtttccaCACTACCATCacactactgtacacaaacgTCACACCGCTGTCACACTATCGTCGCACTATCGTCGCACTATCGTCACACTATCGTCACACTATCGTCACACTATCCTTACACTGATGGTatataccatttgaaaggtctctttgaaagcttagaaaaatacctttcaaatggtgtgtttccaCACTACCATCacactactgtacacaaacgTCACACCACTGTCACACTATCGTCGCACTATCGTCACACTATCGTCACACTATCCTTACACTGATGGTatataccatttgaaaggtctctttctaagctttcagaaaaacataaaatattagattttcgatccacagaattcaagttatggcagctgaaagattcccaaaatcagaTTAAacggatgggggggggggtgtcttttaACTGCCATAACATTGATCCAATGtctatgattttctgaaagcttagaaaaaatacctttcaaatggtgtgtttccaCACTACCATCacactactgtacacaaacgTCACACCGCCGTCACACTATTGTCACACTATCGTCACATTATCGTCACACTATCGTCACACTGATGGTatataccatttgaaaggtctctttctaagctttcagaaaaacataaaatattagattttcgatccacagaattcaagttatggcagctgaaagattcccaaaatcagaTTATAAacggatggggggggggggggggtgtcttttaactgccataacttcagtaaagttgatccaatgtctatgattttctgaaagcttagaaaaatacctttcaaatggtgtgtttccaCACTACCATCacactactgtacacaaacgTCACACCGCCGTCACACTATTGTCACACTATCGTCACATTATCGTCACACTATCGTCACACTGATGGTATATACCATTTGAACACACAGAAATTTGaaatgtgaacataattattgacagcaTAGTGAcaacagtggcgtaggaagagaGTTATCACTTAGAGAGCATGGAAAAAGTTTAGAAGGGGAGCTGATACGCATGTGCACACATATTAAAGTGCGCCTGCAAGGGGGTCTTAGGGTAGTCCCCTAAaatatatattaattttgcatgcTCTGGTATTGATTAGTGTATTTGGTACAATTAAAAGCTTGACTCTTTGATTAAATTGAGCTTGGGTAAAAAgcaagcatgcagtgttagGGGCCTAGTTCCTCTTTTAGTACACCACTGGACAGTACTGCAGATGGTCTCCCATTTGAGTAACCACAATTTACTACAATAGTACATTGTGGTTTTATGCTTGtgttcatgtgttgcaaaggtgcttaaaactgctgtacctgttaaaacaggaGTAGCTGTTTTTTATAGGCAGAATAATCGCAATATCAGAAAGTTTAAATTGCAATGGTGTCACGTAATATCCCCCCCCATCTCATAATACCCGAACCACTTTGAACACTAAATGCTAGCATTATATAGCTGCAAATAAAGCACTGTCACTAAATTTTTTTGCCTACATGCAAAGCCTATTGACCATAGTAGTTAGTGAATAGGTTATTTAGCTCCCTCAAGATTACTGCAAGACTGGGGGGTCAGAAACGTATCTTATATAGTACCCCCTTGTACTCTGTACAACAGTCTATGATCATAGCtgcaaattattattttattataattatagctaaacaatacacagcataattattataggtcaAGTCCGTTAAGCAGTCCAAAAGTATTCCAAGTCTTCCAAGTCTTCTTAGCACCAACCGATATGCTTCTTGCTGCTCTGGCAAAGATTTCCCAGATCATTCTTGTCCATAATGCAGCCACCTTGAGAAGAAGTGCAGGTCTTGCAGTTGGAGTTTCTAGCAGTGCAGCTTCCCTTGCCATAACTTGTGGAGCACTTACAATTTGTGTATTCGTCAGGAGCGTTAAAAACATGTCCAACTTCATGAGCGAAAACCCTGTCAATCTGATCGGAACCCCAACCGTCAttgctgtactgcatgtacaaaggTCCGCCACCAAAGTAAGCATACGCAAAATGTCTTTGCCTGTACTTAGAGAAGAAACCAAAGAAAGCACCATCAGCACCAGCACGGTCTTTGATATGTTGTGCTACTTGGTCCCTTCCAGTTTGATCAGTTGAGAACCCAAAAGCTTGGAGTGTAGGATTAGCAAACACGTTGTGGCAAGCTGCATAGCTAGAGCAAGAGGTTGGGTTGGAAGCACTGATCGTTGCCTTCCCATAATACACATAAAAGGACAAACTAACCACGTTTTTCTGAGCTTGGTTTACCCAGAATTTAAGCCCTGTTATGCATTCACTTTCAATCTTCTGAAGCTCACTATCGCTTATTGCTAAGCTACCAGGACCGGAAGCAGCAAGAATAGCAAACGCAATCTTCCCAGTCATGGTTGGGCTGTAGGGTGACTCTCCCTGAAAACGTTTGTCTGAATCTTCTCGTTTAAAGGCCATTGGAGCCGTTCTTTCTGTCCACTTCTGAACCGTTGGTTGTGGTTTCAGCTCATCTTCTCGTGCCATCCAGTAGGCATTAGCATGACTCAAGCTTTGCACTGATGCTGAGCTCGGAATATGGGCTGAAGCTTGACTGAAGCTATTCTGCTTGGCTACATAAGAGGGGACTTTTGCAACCAAGAGGTTGTGACCAAGTTGGAGTAGAATGTGGCCGCCAGCAGCTTCCACTTCAGCAGTTGCCTCGTCAATGTTCTCAGTGTGAAGCAACATCTCCTCCATGGCAGCAGGACTCCTGTATAGAGCAGATAACAtggagtaat encodes the following:
- the LOC135335797 gene encoding uncharacterized protein LOC135335797 translates to MEEMLLHTENIDEATAEVEAAGGHILLQLGHNLLVAKVPSYVAKQNSFSQASAHIPSSASVQSLSHANAYWMAREDELKPQPTVQKWTERTAPMAFKREDSDKRFQGESPYSPTMTGKIAFAILAASGPGSLAISDSELQKIESECITGLKFWVNQAQKNVVSLSFYVYYGKATISASNPTSCSSYAACHNVFANPTLQAFGFSTDQTGRDQVAQHIKDRAGADGAFFGFFSKYRQRHFAYAYFGGGPLYMQYSNDGWGSDQIDRVFAHEVGHVFNAPDEYTNCKCSTSYGKGSCTARNSNCKTCTSSQGGCIMDKNDLGNLCQSSKKHIGWC